In Diorhabda carinulata isolate Delta chromosome 6, icDioCari1.1, whole genome shotgun sequence, a single genomic region encodes these proteins:
- the LOC130895236 gene encoding phospholipase A(2)-like, with translation MKFQILVGTKWCGTGDIAKNDTDFGTFLNVDRCCQAHDKCPDYISGFQTKYNLTNPVFHTRLHCSCDMEFYNCLKKINTPIALKVGLIFFNLLNNQCYKEDYPYKCISRLIIP, from the exons atgaaattccaAATTCTTGTAGGTACTAAATGGTGTGGAACTGGTGATATTGCAAAGAATGATACGgattttggtacatttttaaaCGTCGATAGATGTTGTCAAGCTCATGATAAATGTCCAGATTATATATCTGGATTTCAAACGAAATATAACTTGACAAATCCTGTCTTTCATACAAG gttacACTGTTCATGCGATATGGAATTTTACaattgtttaaagaaaattaatacaCCGATTGCTCTGAAAGTAgggttaatttttttcaatctactGAATAATCAGTGTTACAAAGAAGATTATCCATATAAGTGTATCAGTCGCTTAATAATCCCGTAA